From Corvus moneduloides isolate bCorMon1 chromosome 2, bCorMon1.pri, whole genome shotgun sequence, one genomic window encodes:
- the KCNJ15 gene encoding ATP-sensitive inward rectifier potassium channel 15 isoform X3, giving the protein MEPTKINMSRVPLVNDGIDTAMLKAHKPRVMSKSGHSNVRIDKVDGIYLLYLQDLWTTVIDMKWRYKLTLFAATFVMTWFLFGVIYYAIAFLHGDLEMNKFSPKREPCVKNVDSLTGAFLFSLESQTTIGYGFRFITEECPHAIFLLVAQLVITTLIEIFITGTFLAKIARPKKRAETIKFSHCAVITKHNGELCLVIRVANMRKSLLIQCQLSGKLLQTYETKEGERILLNQASVKFNVDSSSESPFLILPLTFYHILDESSPLRDLTPQNLKEKDFELVVLLNATVESTSAVCQSRTSYIPEEIHWGYEFVPVVSLSPNGKYVADFSQFEKIRRSTDSTFYSVDSEKQKLEEKYRQEDQRERELRTMLLQQSNV; this is encoded by the coding sequence ATGGAACCCACGAAGATCAACATGTCCCGCGTGCCCCTGGTCAACGATGGCATCGACACCGCCATGCTCAAGGCACACAAACCCCGCGTGATGTCCAAGAGCGGCCACAGCAACGTGAGGATTGACAAAGTCGATGGCATTTACCTGCTCTACCTGCAGGATCTGTGGACTACAGTCATAGACATGAAGTGGAGGTACAAACTCACCCTGTTTGCTGCTACTTTTGTCATGACCTGGTTCCTCTTTGGGGTGATCTACTACGCCATCGCTTTCCTTCACGGGGACTTGGAAATGAACAAGTTCTCCCCAAAGCGGGAGCCGTGCGTGAAGAACGTGGACTCCCTGACTGGGGCATTCCTCTTCTCCCTGGAGTCCCAGACAACCATTGGCTATGGATTTCGTTTCATCACAGAAGAGTGTCCCCACGCCATCTTCTTGCTTGTGGCCCAGCTGGTCATCACCACCCTGATTGAGATCTTCATCACAGGTACCTTCCTGGCCAAGATTGCGAGGCCGAAGAAAAGGGCAGAGACAATTAAATTCAGCCACTGCGCCGTCATCACCAAACACAACGGGGAGCTTTGCCTGGTGATCAGAGTGGCAAACATGAGGAAGAGCCTCCTGATACAGTGTCAGCTCTCTGGGAAGCTTCTTCAGACCTACGAAACCAAAGAAGGAGAGAGGATTCTGCTGAACCAAGCCAGTGTCAAATTCAATGTTGACTCCTCTTCGGAGAGTCCATTTCTCATTTTGCCTTTAACCTTCTACCACATTTTGGATGAAAGCAGCCCTCTGAGAGACCTCACACCTCAAAACCTCAAGGAGAAGGACTTTGAGCTTGTGGTGCTCCTGAACGCCACGGTGGAGTCCACCAGTGCTGTCTGCCAGAGCAGGACTTCCTACATCCCTGAGGAGATCCACTGGGGCTACGAGTTCGTGCCTGTGGTTTCCCTCTCTCCAAATGGAAAGTACGTGGCGGATTTCAGCCAGTTTGAGAAGATCAGGAGAAGCACAGATTCTACTTTTTACAGTGTGGactctgaaaagcaaaagctggaggagaaatACAGGCAGGAGGACCAAAGAGAGAGGGAACTGAGAACAATGTTGTTACAGCAAAGTAATGTTTGA
- the KCNJ15 gene encoding ATP-sensitive inward rectifier potassium channel 15 isoform X1 — MQEEHFCVYASWLRLADNVLPGSSGNVLVRSLAAGITLMSRTEAVRMEPTKINMSRVPLVNDGIDTAMLKAHKPRVMSKSGHSNVRIDKVDGIYLLYLQDLWTTVIDMKWRYKLTLFAATFVMTWFLFGVIYYAIAFLHGDLEMNKFSPKREPCVKNVDSLTGAFLFSLESQTTIGYGFRFITEECPHAIFLLVAQLVITTLIEIFITGTFLAKIARPKKRAETIKFSHCAVITKHNGELCLVIRVANMRKSLLIQCQLSGKLLQTYETKEGERILLNQASVKFNVDSSSESPFLILPLTFYHILDESSPLRDLTPQNLKEKDFELVVLLNATVESTSAVCQSRTSYIPEEIHWGYEFVPVVSLSPNGKYVADFSQFEKIRRSTDSTFYSVDSEKQKLEEKYRQEDQRERELRTMLLQQSNV, encoded by the exons ATGCAAGAGGAACATTTTTGCGTGTATGCAAGCTGGCTTCGGCTCGCTGATAATGTGCTCCCTGGAAGCAGTGGTAATGTGCTGGTTAGATCCCTGGCTGCTGGAATTACCTTAATGTCAAG GACTGAAGCAGTGAGGATGGAACCCACGAAGATCAACATGTCCCGCGTGCCCCTGGTCAACGATGGCATCGACACCGCCATGCTCAAGGCACACAAACCCCGCGTGATGTCCAAGAGCGGCCACAGCAACGTGAGGATTGACAAAGTCGATGGCATTTACCTGCTCTACCTGCAGGATCTGTGGACTACAGTCATAGACATGAAGTGGAGGTACAAACTCACCCTGTTTGCTGCTACTTTTGTCATGACCTGGTTCCTCTTTGGGGTGATCTACTACGCCATCGCTTTCCTTCACGGGGACTTGGAAATGAACAAGTTCTCCCCAAAGCGGGAGCCGTGCGTGAAGAACGTGGACTCCCTGACTGGGGCATTCCTCTTCTCCCTGGAGTCCCAGACAACCATTGGCTATGGATTTCGTTTCATCACAGAAGAGTGTCCCCACGCCATCTTCTTGCTTGTGGCCCAGCTGGTCATCACCACCCTGATTGAGATCTTCATCACAGGTACCTTCCTGGCCAAGATTGCGAGGCCGAAGAAAAGGGCAGAGACAATTAAATTCAGCCACTGCGCCGTCATCACCAAACACAACGGGGAGCTTTGCCTGGTGATCAGAGTGGCAAACATGAGGAAGAGCCTCCTGATACAGTGTCAGCTCTCTGGGAAGCTTCTTCAGACCTACGAAACCAAAGAAGGAGAGAGGATTCTGCTGAACCAAGCCAGTGTCAAATTCAATGTTGACTCCTCTTCGGAGAGTCCATTTCTCATTTTGCCTTTAACCTTCTACCACATTTTGGATGAAAGCAGCCCTCTGAGAGACCTCACACCTCAAAACCTCAAGGAGAAGGACTTTGAGCTTGTGGTGCTCCTGAACGCCACGGTGGAGTCCACCAGTGCTGTCTGCCAGAGCAGGACTTCCTACATCCCTGAGGAGATCCACTGGGGCTACGAGTTCGTGCCTGTGGTTTCCCTCTCTCCAAATGGAAAGTACGTGGCGGATTTCAGCCAGTTTGAGAAGATCAGGAGAAGCACAGATTCTACTTTTTACAGTGTGGactctgaaaagcaaaagctggaggagaaatACAGGCAGGAGGACCAAAGAGAGAGGGAACTGAGAACAATGTTGTTACAGCAAAGTAATGTTTGA
- the KCNJ15 gene encoding ATP-sensitive inward rectifier potassium channel 15 isoform X2 produces the protein MSLFRALKKTCSLIKKSLFSKETTEAVRMEPTKINMSRVPLVNDGIDTAMLKAHKPRVMSKSGHSNVRIDKVDGIYLLYLQDLWTTVIDMKWRYKLTLFAATFVMTWFLFGVIYYAIAFLHGDLEMNKFSPKREPCVKNVDSLTGAFLFSLESQTTIGYGFRFITEECPHAIFLLVAQLVITTLIEIFITGTFLAKIARPKKRAETIKFSHCAVITKHNGELCLVIRVANMRKSLLIQCQLSGKLLQTYETKEGERILLNQASVKFNVDSSSESPFLILPLTFYHILDESSPLRDLTPQNLKEKDFELVVLLNATVESTSAVCQSRTSYIPEEIHWGYEFVPVVSLSPNGKYVADFSQFEKIRRSTDSTFYSVDSEKQKLEEKYRQEDQRERELRTMLLQQSNV, from the exons ATGTCTCTCTTCAGGGCATTAAAGAAAACCTGCTCACTAATCAAAAAGAGCCTCTTCTCTAAAGAAAc GACTGAAGCAGTGAGGATGGAACCCACGAAGATCAACATGTCCCGCGTGCCCCTGGTCAACGATGGCATCGACACCGCCATGCTCAAGGCACACAAACCCCGCGTGATGTCCAAGAGCGGCCACAGCAACGTGAGGATTGACAAAGTCGATGGCATTTACCTGCTCTACCTGCAGGATCTGTGGACTACAGTCATAGACATGAAGTGGAGGTACAAACTCACCCTGTTTGCTGCTACTTTTGTCATGACCTGGTTCCTCTTTGGGGTGATCTACTACGCCATCGCTTTCCTTCACGGGGACTTGGAAATGAACAAGTTCTCCCCAAAGCGGGAGCCGTGCGTGAAGAACGTGGACTCCCTGACTGGGGCATTCCTCTTCTCCCTGGAGTCCCAGACAACCATTGGCTATGGATTTCGTTTCATCACAGAAGAGTGTCCCCACGCCATCTTCTTGCTTGTGGCCCAGCTGGTCATCACCACCCTGATTGAGATCTTCATCACAGGTACCTTCCTGGCCAAGATTGCGAGGCCGAAGAAAAGGGCAGAGACAATTAAATTCAGCCACTGCGCCGTCATCACCAAACACAACGGGGAGCTTTGCCTGGTGATCAGAGTGGCAAACATGAGGAAGAGCCTCCTGATACAGTGTCAGCTCTCTGGGAAGCTTCTTCAGACCTACGAAACCAAAGAAGGAGAGAGGATTCTGCTGAACCAAGCCAGTGTCAAATTCAATGTTGACTCCTCTTCGGAGAGTCCATTTCTCATTTTGCCTTTAACCTTCTACCACATTTTGGATGAAAGCAGCCCTCTGAGAGACCTCACACCTCAAAACCTCAAGGAGAAGGACTTTGAGCTTGTGGTGCTCCTGAACGCCACGGTGGAGTCCACCAGTGCTGTCTGCCAGAGCAGGACTTCCTACATCCCTGAGGAGATCCACTGGGGCTACGAGTTCGTGCCTGTGGTTTCCCTCTCTCCAAATGGAAAGTACGTGGCGGATTTCAGCCAGTTTGAGAAGATCAGGAGAAGCACAGATTCTACTTTTTACAGTGTGGactctgaaaagcaaaagctggaggagaaatACAGGCAGGAGGACCAAAGAGAGAGGGAACTGAGAACAATGTTGTTACAGCAAAGTAATGTTTGA